In the Streptomyces sp. BHT-5-2 genome, one interval contains:
- a CDS encoding helix-turn-helix transcriptional regulator: protein MLDPSQPRPDIATVAELLGNATRAAMVSALVGDFVMPAGELASIAGVSRPTASEHLSRLVEHGLLSVERMGRHAYYRISSPQVAELVEALAVIAPVRQPTSLRSARLLKTLSHARTCYRHLAGRIGVELAEALCRRGLVRRAAGGLEIDVARWDANEPLGLATRALEAEGQPLIKGCVDWSERRHHLAGTAATALTDRLFALGWITRAREHKRAVVVTAEGTAGLSSEFGVHLR from the coding sequence ATGCTGGACCCCTCGCAGCCCCGACCAGACATCGCCACGGTCGCGGAACTCCTGGGCAACGCGACCCGCGCGGCGATGGTCAGCGCGCTGGTGGGGGACTTCGTGATGCCCGCCGGGGAACTCGCCTCGATCGCGGGCGTCTCCCGCCCCACGGCGAGCGAACACCTCTCCCGGCTGGTGGAACACGGCCTGCTCTCCGTCGAGCGGATGGGCCGGCACGCCTACTACCGGATCTCCAGCCCCCAGGTCGCCGAACTCGTCGAGGCGCTGGCCGTCATCGCCCCCGTCCGGCAGCCCACCTCGCTGCGCTCCGCGCGGCTGCTGAAGACGCTCAGCCACGCCCGCACCTGCTACCGGCATCTGGCCGGGCGGATCGGGGTGGAGCTGGCGGAGGCGCTGTGCCGGCGGGGGCTGGTCCGGCGGGCGGCCGGCGGGCTGGAGATCGACGTGGCCCGCTGGGACGCCAACGAGCCGCTGGGGCTGGCCACCCGCGCCCTGGAGGCCGAGGGACAGCCCCTGATCAAGGGCTGTGTGGACTGGAGCGAGCGGCGCCACCACCTGGCCGGCACCGCGGCCACGGCCCTGACGGACCGTCTGTTCGCACTGGGCTGGATCACCAGGGCCCGCGAGCACAAACGGGCCGTGGTGGTGACCGCCGAGGGCACCGCGGGCCTGTCGAGCGAGTTCGGAGTGCACCTTCGGTGA
- a CDS encoding RidA family protein, with product MSDNQRQGTEATADGAIVRHVDVPGVGDPRKFGYAQAVAAGGLLYISGQLGIDEEYQPVSDRFDDQAYRAMENVRHVLKAAGGDFEHLVSMTIYLTDMRNAPRFFEIRREILGDILVSSTAVAVAGLPLPNLQVEVQCVALVTPLQPTA from the coding sequence ATGAGCGACAACCAGCGACAGGGCACCGAGGCCACGGCGGACGGGGCCATCGTGCGCCATGTGGACGTGCCCGGGGTCGGCGACCCGCGCAAGTTCGGCTACGCCCAGGCGGTGGCCGCCGGCGGACTGCTCTACATCTCCGGGCAGTTGGGCATCGACGAGGAGTACCAGCCGGTCAGCGACCGCTTCGACGACCAGGCGTACCGGGCGATGGAGAACGTCCGGCACGTACTGAAGGCGGCCGGCGGCGACTTCGAGCACCTGGTCTCCATGACCATCTACCTCACCGACATGCGCAACGCACCCCGCTTCTTCGAGATCCGCCGCGAGATCCTGGGCGACATCCTGGTGTCCAGCACCGCCGTGGCCGTCGCCGGTCTCCCGCTGCCCAACCTTCAGGTCGAGGTGCAGTGCGTCGCCCTCGTCACCCCCTTGCAACCCACGGCGTGA